In one window of Canis lupus baileyi chromosome 34, mCanLup2.hap1, whole genome shotgun sequence DNA:
- the LOC140624440 gene encoding LOW QUALITY PROTEIN: uncharacterized protein (The sequence of the model RefSeq protein was modified relative to this genomic sequence to represent the inferred CDS: inserted 1 base in 1 codon) — protein sequence MLERSSSYTGMRVWPLCMMLARTPKSSMKQSSSGGWPPRRPAPVRARAAARPRRQLQQLAHGQRHRQGQQHGQAAEQQRARCQCRCPAPAHSDRHHLAHEEHELRAAQHGGHGALAGHAVQQHRQRRLRRAGQQQQHAQGTASPAPLGLQAPPHTWPLCRSRAAPAPWGAPARSAAGPAPAPPAAAAPPPPGPAPTSSAAGTVLDFGVLASIMQSGHTCIPVYEEERSNIVDMLYLKDLAFVDPGDCTPLSTITRFYNHPLHFVFNDTKLDTVLEEFKRGKSYLAIVQKVNKGEGDPFYEVLGLVTLEXVIEEIIKSEILDESEDYPDATVRKKPAPLSAPFRRKEEFLEFLFKVSDDGGSLGGAAVWRLPLAQGAILETRDRIPRRAPYMEPASPSACVSASLSLCDYHK from the exons ATGTTGGAGCGCTCCTCCTCGTACACCGGGATGCGCGTGTGGCCGCTCTGCATGATGCTGGCCAGGACGCCGAAGTCCAGCATGAAGCAGTCCTCGAGCGGC GGGTGGCCGCCCCGCAGGCCAGCTCCAGTACGCGCTCGCGcagccgcccggccccgccgccagCTCCAGCAGCTGGCCCACGGGCAGCGCCACCGGCAGGGTCAGCAGCACGGCCAGGCGGCTGAGCAGCAGCGCGCGCGGTGCCAGTGCCGGTGCCCAGCGCCCGCTCACAGCGACCGGCACCACCTCGCCCACGAGGAACACGAGCTCCGCGCTGCCCAGCACGGCGGGCACGGCGCACTGGCCGGCCACGCAGTACAGCAGCACCGCCAGCGCCGCCTGCGCCGGGCTGGCCAGCAGCAACAGCACGCCCAGGGCACAGCCAGCCCGGCGCCACTCGGGCTCCAGGCGCCGCCGCACACTTGGCCTCTGTGCCGCTCTCGCGCAGCACCTGCACCTTGGGGGGCGCCAGCGCGCTCAGCTGCAGGTCCCGCACCAGCGCCGCCAGCGGCAGCAGCCCCGCCACCCCCAGGCCCAGCGCCCACCTCCTCCGCAGCTGGCACCGTGCTGGACTTCGGCGTCCTGGCCAGCATCATGCAGAGCGGCCACACGTGCATCCCGGTGTACGAGGAAGAGCGCTCCAACATCGTGGACATGCTGTACCTCAAGGACTTGGCCTTCGTGGACCCCGGAGACTGCACACCGCTCAGCACCATCACCCGCTTTTACAACCATCCGCTTCACTTCGTCTTCAATGACACCAAGCTGGACACAGTCCTGGAGGAGTTCAAACGAGGGAAGTCTTACCTGGCCATCGTGCAGAAGGTGAACAAGGGTGAAGGTGACCCCTTCTACGAGGTGCTGGGCCTCGTCACCCTGG GAGTCATTGAGGAGATCATCAAGTCTGAGATCCTGGATGAGTCTGAGGACTACCCAGATGCCACGGTCAGGAAGAAGCCTGCTCCTCTGAGTGCCCCTTTCCGTCGAAAAGAGGAATTCTTGGAATTCTTGTTCAAGGTGTCTGAcgacgggggatccctgggtggcgcagcggtttggcgcctgcctttggcccaaggcgcgatcctggagacccgggatcgaatcccacgtcgggctccctacatggagcctgcttctccctctgcctgtgtctctgcctctctctctctgtgtgactatcacaaataa